Proteins found in one Nocardia brasiliensis ATCC 700358 genomic segment:
- a CDS encoding alpha/beta fold hydrolase, whose protein sequence is MTNLIDTDTPRPDRQWTVTADGADLAVFEWGDPAAEPLVLVHGLTDTHRVWATVAALLSDGFRVITYDVRGHGRSDTPAVLADFRLDRLAADFFAVIDAASPKQPVHTCGHGWGAVQLWEAVCDPRANTRIASFTAISGPNLDHLGLWLRAVAPHAKGMLGDLGWWLHGARWTLRPIPVARRLYPPRVRTLLVERLGGLSPIPARIARTWRTDLVSGGRIAHANLLHHLRRPRLRRTAVPVQLLVDSTDPFVPAAIYDTSTRWVDRLWRCAVPADHWLPVTEPLLVAEAIANFVDDLRADRAAITPRRS, encoded by the coding sequence ATGACCAACCTGATCGACACCGATACGCCGCGCCCGGACCGCCAGTGGACGGTGACCGCCGACGGCGCCGATCTCGCCGTTTTCGAATGGGGCGACCCTGCGGCCGAACCACTGGTTCTCGTGCACGGCCTCACCGACACCCATCGCGTGTGGGCCACCGTCGCCGCGCTGCTGAGCGACGGCTTCCGGGTGATCACCTACGACGTGCGCGGGCACGGCAGATCGGATACTCCGGCCGTGCTCGCGGACTTCCGCCTGGACCGGCTGGCCGCCGACTTCTTCGCGGTGATCGACGCGGCGAGCCCGAAGCAGCCGGTGCACACCTGCGGCCACGGCTGGGGCGCGGTGCAACTGTGGGAGGCGGTGTGCGATCCGCGGGCCAACACCCGGATCGCTTCGTTCACCGCCATTTCCGGTCCCAACCTCGATCATCTTGGACTGTGGCTGCGCGCGGTCGCGCCGCACGCCAAAGGCATGCTCGGCGATCTCGGCTGGTGGCTGCACGGCGCACGCTGGACGTTGCGGCCGATCCCCGTCGCACGGCGGCTGTACCCGCCGCGGGTGCGGACGCTGCTGGTGGAGCGGCTCGGCGGGCTCTCGCCGATCCCCGCGCGGATCGCCCGCACCTGGCGCACCGACCTCGTCTCCGGCGGCCGAATCGCGCACGCCAACCTGCTGCATCATCTGCGCCGCCCGCGACTGCGGCGCACCGCGGTGCCGGTGCAGCTGCTGGTCGACTCCACCGATCCGTTCGTGCCCGCCGCCATCTACGACACCTCGACCCGCTGGGTGGATCGGCTCTGGCGCTGTGCCGTGCCCGCGGACCACTGGCTGCCGGTCACCGAACCGCTGCTGGTCGCCGAGGCGATCGCCAACTTCGTCGACGACCTGCGCGCCGACCGCGCCGCGATCACCCCGCGCCGCAGCTGA
- a CDS encoding TetR/AcrR family transcriptional regulator translates to MPRPSSRPSATSRAEIVDAAIRVIDRAGPRPSMDDIAREAAMTKPRLYRQFADKADLYTEIGNRMAKSAAAAAGNDLTLMLQPPRAALRRVLTGYADSILQHPNVFRFLGQAQVTQQSDGTVLQFDLGRAASDRFARQAREIAESIPIETAGIEYLSRAVVGVVVSITDLWLADPAPSTRTAEFVDQATEFVWGLIDGFLRRQGISADPDTPILASLTAVNQAQRPTG, encoded by the coding sequence GTGCCCCGACCCAGCTCTCGTCCTTCGGCGACCTCCCGCGCGGAGATCGTCGATGCCGCGATCCGGGTGATCGACCGGGCCGGGCCGCGGCCGAGCATGGACGACATCGCTCGCGAAGCCGCGATGACGAAGCCACGCCTGTATCGGCAGTTCGCCGACAAGGCCGATCTCTACACCGAGATCGGCAACCGGATGGCGAAGTCCGCGGCGGCCGCGGCGGGTAACGATCTGACGCTCATGCTGCAGCCTCCGCGCGCCGCGCTGCGCCGGGTGCTGACGGGTTATGCCGACAGTATTCTGCAGCATCCCAATGTTTTTCGCTTCCTCGGCCAGGCGCAGGTGACCCAGCAGTCCGACGGCACCGTGCTGCAATTCGACCTCGGCCGCGCCGCCTCGGATCGTTTCGCGCGGCAGGCGCGCGAGATCGCCGAGTCCATTCCGATCGAGACCGCGGGCATCGAATACCTGTCGCGCGCGGTGGTCGGCGTGGTCGTCTCGATCACCGACCTCTGGCTGGCCGATCCGGCGCCGTCGACGCGCACCGCGGAATTCGTCGATCAGGCCACCGAATTCGTGTGGGGCCTGATCGACGGCTTCCTGCGCAGACAGGGCATCTCCGCGGATCCGGACACGCCGATTCTCGCCTCGCTCACCGCCGTCAATCAGGCGCAGCGGCCCACGGGCTGA
- a CDS encoding acyl-CoA dehydrogenase family protein codes for MARAAWSDDEVEAVRDLAKAFFEREVVPHEEKFVAQGHPDRALYNRAGELGLLCTAIAAEYGGGGGTFAHEAAIIEEQTRAGDGALGMPVHTSIIAPYIKEFGTEELKRRVLPKAAAGEIVLSIGMTEPSTGSDLQNIKTRAVREGDEYVITGSKIFITNGWLCDGIIIAAKTDPTKGAAGVSLIYADVSDDTPGFKRGRILNKIGGKAQDTAELFFDGLRVPATNLLGESEGLGFYQMMQMLAQERLVTGIIAVAMMEQAVQLTVEYTKGREAFGKPLFAMQNTKFELAECATLAKISRTFLDDCIVQHLHGELDIPTAAMSKYWLTDQLGIVVDRCLQLFGGYGYMTEYPISQLYTGARVLRILAGSNEVMKDLIARSL; via the coding sequence ATGGCACGCGCCGCGTGGAGTGACGACGAGGTCGAGGCGGTTCGCGACCTGGCGAAGGCGTTCTTCGAAAGGGAGGTGGTCCCGCACGAGGAGAAGTTCGTCGCGCAGGGTCACCCGGACCGCGCGCTGTACAACCGCGCGGGCGAGCTGGGCTTGCTGTGCACCGCCATTGCGGCCGAATACGGCGGTGGCGGCGGCACCTTCGCGCACGAGGCGGCGATCATCGAGGAGCAGACCCGTGCGGGCGACGGCGCGTTGGGCATGCCCGTGCACACGTCGATCATCGCGCCCTACATCAAGGAATTCGGGACCGAGGAACTCAAGCGGCGCGTGCTGCCCAAGGCGGCCGCGGGCGAGATCGTGCTCTCCATCGGCATGACCGAGCCGAGCACCGGGTCCGACCTGCAGAACATCAAGACCCGCGCGGTGCGCGAAGGCGACGAGTACGTCATCACCGGCTCGAAGATCTTCATCACCAACGGCTGGCTGTGCGACGGCATCATCATCGCCGCCAAGACCGACCCGACCAAGGGTGCGGCCGGGGTCTCACTGATCTACGCCGACGTGTCCGACGACACTCCCGGGTTCAAGCGCGGCCGCATCCTGAACAAGATCGGCGGCAAGGCGCAGGACACCGCCGAGCTGTTCTTCGACGGCCTGCGGGTACCCGCGACGAACCTGCTCGGCGAGTCCGAGGGCCTCGGCTTCTATCAGATGATGCAGATGCTGGCGCAGGAACGCCTGGTCACCGGCATCATCGCGGTCGCGATGATGGAGCAGGCCGTGCAGCTCACGGTCGAGTACACGAAGGGCCGCGAGGCGTTCGGCAAGCCGCTGTTCGCGATGCAGAACACCAAGTTCGAGCTCGCCGAGTGCGCCACCCTCGCCAAGATCAGCCGCACGTTCCTGGACGACTGCATCGTGCAGCACCTGCACGGTGAGCTGGACATCCCCACCGCGGCGATGTCGAAGTACTGGCTCACCGATCAGCTGGGTATCGTGGTTGACCGCTGCCTGCAACTGTTCGGCGGCTACGGCTACATGACGGAGTATCCGATTTCGCAGCTTTACACCGGCGCCCGCGTCCTGCGCATCCTGGCGGGTAGCAACGAGGTGATGAAGGATCTCATTGCCCGGTCTCTCTGA
- a CDS encoding TetR/AcrR family transcriptional regulator codes for MPGLSDTTSETADGAASPRRRRLEPDERRAQILACAIDMFGERPYAAVSTAELAQRAGVARGLINHYFGNKRDLYLAVVRRMVTLPKLDDMIVPTGTERERVDASVHWLLDTIAEHGSTWVKVTSHEGVGDDPEVQQILDQADDAAAERLLLMIGLADSARSAALRAMVRAYGGLVKVAGREWITRATLTRPQVHDLLADMLMTLVTESLPRVDRRH; via the coding sequence TTGCCCGGTCTCTCTGATACCACGAGTGAGACCGCGGACGGTGCTGCGTCGCCGCGCCGCCGCAGGCTCGAACCCGACGAGCGGCGCGCGCAGATCCTCGCGTGCGCGATCGACATGTTCGGCGAGCGGCCCTACGCCGCGGTCTCGACCGCCGAGCTGGCGCAGCGGGCCGGTGTCGCGCGCGGTCTGATCAACCACTACTTCGGCAACAAGCGCGACCTGTATCTCGCGGTCGTGCGCCGGATGGTGACGCTGCCCAAGCTGGACGACATGATCGTGCCCACCGGCACGGAGCGCGAGCGGGTCGATGCCAGTGTGCACTGGCTGCTGGACACCATCGCCGAACACGGCAGCACCTGGGTGAAGGTGACCAGCCACGAGGGCGTCGGCGACGACCCCGAGGTGCAGCAGATCCTCGACCAGGCCGACGACGCCGCGGCCGAGCGGCTGCTGCTCATGATCGGCCTGGCCGATTCGGCACGCAGTGCGGCATTGCGCGCGATGGTCCGCGCGTACGGCGGGCTGGTGAAAGTGGCGGGGCGCGAATGGATCACCCGCGCCACGCTGACCCGGCCGCAGGTGCACGATCTGCTCGCCGACATGCTGATGACCCTGGTCACCGAATCGCTGCCGCGGGTGGACCGCAGGCATTGA